Within Streptomyces antibioticus, the genomic segment GTCGAAGTACGTGACGAAGCCGCAGCGGATCCGGGCCGGTGTGCCCGTGGCCCGCAGCAGCGAGCAGTGCAGCAGGGCGAAGTCCCGGCAGGTGCCGACGAACCGCTCCTCGGGCGGCCGCGGTGCGGTGAGCGGCCGGTCCGAGCGGCTCCGCAGGATGCGCAGCAGCTCGCCGACGTACCGCGACTCGGCGTCGTCGCGCAGCCGTTGTACGGGGATGGCATGGCCGAAGCGCCCGCCCTCGCCGCGATGGATGATCAGATCCCGTACGAGCGAGGCCAGCCGTCCCGGATCGCGCGGGAGGCCGGTGATGCCGGCGCCGAGGTCACCGAGGTCACCGGGGTCGCTGTAGGGCGTCTGCTTCAGGTATCTGCCGTGGAAGTCGTCCATGCGGCGCATGCTCGGCCCTGCCCCTGGGGCAAGGTCGACTCCGCCCCGGGACGAACCCGGGGCCCTCAGGCCCCCACAGCCGCCAGCGCGGGCACCCGGGCCCCGTCGTACCTCTCCAGCAGGAGGCGGGCCACTTCCGGGGCCGGGCCGAGGACGTCGGCCAGGACGTCCGCGTCGGCCGCGCCGCGGGCGATGCGGTCCGGCAGGCGGCCGGGGGCCAGGACGTACGGGGCCACGGCCACCCGGGCGCAGCCCAGCTTCCGCAGCGCGCGTACCGCGTCCTCCGTGCGGGGGAGGGCCGCGGAGGCGAACGCGGGTCGCACGGCGCACCAGCCGGTGTGCCGCCACTCCCGCGCGATGTCTGCGATCACCGCGATCGCCTCCGGGTCGGTGGACCCCGCCGAGGCCAGGACGACCCCGGTCGAGGACTTGTCGGCGGGGGTCAGTCCCGTCTCGTACAGCCGCCGCTCCAGTGCCGACAGCAGCAGCGGGGACGGGCCCAGTACCTCCGCCTGGCGGATCCGCAGGCGCGGTGGCGCGTCCCGCAGGACCGCCGGGATGTCCGCCTTGGCGTGGAAGGCGCGGGTCAGCAGCAGCGGCAGGGCGACCACGTCGCGTACGCCCCGCGCCGCCAGTGACTCCAACACCCCTTGCACGGAAGGGATGTTGAAGTCCAGGAAACCGGTCTCCACGCGCAGCCCGGGCCGCAGCGACCGTACCCGCCGTACCAGGGCGTGGACGGTCGCGGCGTGCCGTGGGTCACGGCTGCCGTGGGCGATGACGAGGAGGACCGGTTCCCGGTGCATACGCGCCGCCTCAGCTCTTGACCAGCAGACCGCGGCTGCGCAGCACCCGCCGCTCCAGCGGACTGAAGATCAGCAGGTCGATGGCGATGCCGACGAAGAGGATCAGGATGATCGCCTCGAACACCATCGACATCGAGCTGGCGTTGCGGCCGTTCTCAAGCAGCGCGCCCAGACCGATGCCCAGGTCCGGCGAGGAGGCGATGATCTCCGCCGCCATCAGCGAGCGCCAGGAGAACGCCCAGCCCTGCTTCACGCCCGCCAGATAGCCGGGCAGCGCGGCCGGCAGCACGATGTGCCAGGCGCCCTTGAGCCCGGTGGCGCCCATCGTGCGGCCCGCCCGCAGGAACAGCGGCGGCACCTGGTCGATGCCGGAGACCAGACCGTTGGCGATGGACGGCACCGCGCCCAGCAGGATCACCGCGTACATCATCGAGTTGTTCAGACCCAGCCAGAGCACGGCCGGCGGTACCCACGCCACCGACGGCAGCGACTGGAGGCCGGACAGGATCGGGCCGATCGCCGCACGCACGAACTTCACCCGCGCCACCAGCAGCCCCAGCGGGGTGCCGATGGCCAGCGCGAACACGAAGCCGAGCAGACCGCGCGAGACGCTGGTCCAGATGTACTCCAGGAGCCGGCCCTCCAGCCAGGCTTCCTGGAACTCGGCGCCGACGTCGCCCGGCGAGGGCAGCTTCGTCGGATCGTCCACGATCTTGAAGGTGATCAGGGCCTGCCAGACCACGATCACCACGGCGATCGCGACGATCGGCGGCAGGATCTTGTTGACGAAGGTCTGCCGGAACGGCGTACGGCTGACGACCCCGGTCTCCAGCGCGTCGAGCCCCGCCTCCACCGAGGCGATCCGCTCCGCCTCGTCCCGCTCTCCGTCGTCCCCCGTGCGGGTGTCCGTCGACTTCGTCTCAGTGCTGGCCATGACGGCGGATCTCCCCACGCAGGACTTCGGTGATCTCCAGGGACAGTTCGGCCACGGGCGCGTCCTCGATCCGACGCGGCTGCGGGATGCCGACCGTCCACTCGCGCGCGATCCGCCCCGGCCGGGAGGACAGCAGGATGACGCGCTGCGCGAGGCGGACCGCCTCCCGCACGTTGTGCGTGACGAACAGGACGGACAGCCCCGTCTCCTCCCAGATCCGGGTCAGTTCGTCGTGCAGCACATCGCGGGTGATGGCGTCGAGCGCCGCGAACGGCTCGTCCATCAGCAGCAGCCGGGCGTCCTGCGCGAGGGCCCGCGCCAGCGCGACGCGCTGCCGCATACCGCCGGACAGTTCGTGCACCCGCTTGTCGTACGAGCCCGTCAGCCGGACCAGTTCGAGCAGTTCCTCCGCCCGGCCGCGCCGGTCGGCCTTGGCGACCCCGCCCAGTTTCAGGGCGAGTTCGATGTTCTTGCCCGCGGTCAGCCACGGGAACAGGGCGTGCTCCTGGAACATCAGAGCGGGACGCCCGTCGGTGGTGATGCTGCCCGACGACGGGTCGTCGAGACCCGCCACCAGGTTCAGCAGTGTGGACTTGCCACAGCCGGAGGCCCCCAGGAGGGTGACGAACTCGCCCGGCGCGACATCGAGGGTGATGTCGTCCAGGACGAGCTGCTGCCCGGCGGGACCGGCGAAGGACTTCGAGACGTGCTCGATGCGCGCGGCGTGCTCCACCGTCTCGGCACCGTCGGCCTTGGCGAGGGTGGTGGCCATGGTCGTCACCTCCTGGGGACTTGGCGGACCGTCGGGTTACTTGACGCCGAGACCGGCGTCGTCGACCGGGCTCTCACCCGCGGCCGCGAGGACCTTGTTGAGGAGCGTGAGGTCGTAGATGCCCTTCAGCAG encodes:
- a CDS encoding sirohydrochlorin chelatase codes for the protein MHREPVLLVIAHGSRDPRHAATVHALVRRVRSLRPGLRVETGFLDFNIPSVQGVLESLAARGVRDVVALPLLLTRAFHAKADIPAVLRDAPPRLRIRQAEVLGPSPLLLSALERRLYETGLTPADKSSTGVVLASAGSTDPEAIAVIADIAREWRHTGWCAVRPAFASAALPRTEDAVRALRKLGCARVAVAPYVLAPGRLPDRIARGAADADVLADVLGPAPEVARLLLERYDGARVPALAAVGA
- a CDS encoding ABC transporter permease, with amino-acid sequence MASTETKSTDTRTGDDGERDEAERIASVEAGLDALETGVVSRTPFRQTFVNKILPPIVAIAVVIVVWQALITFKIVDDPTKLPSPGDVGAEFQEAWLEGRLLEYIWTSVSRGLLGFVFALAIGTPLGLLVARVKFVRAAIGPILSGLQSLPSVAWVPPAVLWLGLNNSMMYAVILLGAVPSIANGLVSGIDQVPPLFLRAGRTMGATGLKGAWHIVLPAALPGYLAGVKQGWAFSWRSLMAAEIIASSPDLGIGLGALLENGRNASSMSMVFEAIILILFVGIAIDLLIFSPLERRVLRSRGLLVKS
- a CDS encoding ABC transporter ATP-binding protein, with amino-acid sequence MATTLAKADGAETVEHAARIEHVSKSFAGPAGQQLVLDDITLDVAPGEFVTLLGASGCGKSTLLNLVAGLDDPSSGSITTDGRPALMFQEHALFPWLTAGKNIELALKLGGVAKADRRGRAEELLELVRLTGSYDKRVHELSGGMRQRVALARALAQDARLLLMDEPFAALDAITRDVLHDELTRIWEETGLSVLFVTHNVREAVRLAQRVILLSSRPGRIAREWTVGIPQPRRIEDAPVAELSLEITEVLRGEIRRHGQH